One Drosophila subobscura isolate 14011-0131.10 chromosome U, UCBerk_Dsub_1.0, whole genome shotgun sequence DNA window includes the following coding sequences:
- the LOC117901221 gene encoding male accessory gland serine protease inhibitor-like isoform X2 → MNFLLRLFVFSAFVANSVCLKNEICGLPSSLNNGLCLAAIPSWSYDGEKCVRFTFNGCGGNRNRFGSWAECEATCVE, encoded by the exons atgaacTTCTTACTGCggctttttgtgttttctgcttttgtggcCAACTCCGTGTGCCTGAAGAACG AAATTTGTGGCCTTCCAAGTAGCCTAAATAATGGTCTATGTCTGGCTGCCATTCCCAGTTGGTCCTACGATGGAGAAAAATGCGTGCGTTTCACTTTTAACGGCTGCGGTGGCAACAGAAATCGCTTCGGCTCTTGGGCTGAATGTGAAGCAACTTGTGTGGAATAA
- the LOC117901221 gene encoding male accessory gland serine protease inhibitor-like isoform X1 — MKFLWLLFVLAAFVAKSLCLKNEICGLPSSLNNGLCLAAIPSWSYDGEKCVRFTFNGCGGNRNRFGSWAECEATCVE, encoded by the exons atgaaatttctatGGCTGCTTTTTGTGCTCGCTGCCTTTGTGGCCAAGTCGTTGTGCCTGAAGAacg AAATTTGTGGCCTTCCAAGTAGCCTAAATAATGGTCTATGTCTGGCTGCCATTCCCAGTTGGTCCTACGATGGAGAAAAATGCGTGCGTTTCACTTTTAACGGCTGCGGTGGCAACAGAAATCGCTTCGGCTCTTGGGCTGAATGTGAAGCAACTTGTGTGGAATAA